The stretch of DNA CGATCAGGACCTTGCCGTCGGGGAACGTCCAGGTGTGGACCTGCGGCTTGACCTCGTCCTTGACGATCCCGGGGATCTTCGCCAGACCGGCCATGTCGATCTCGTTGTCGAAGTGACCGATGTTCCCCACGATCGCCTGGTGCTTCATCTTGGCCATGTCCGAGGCCATGATGATGTCCTTGTTGCCGGTCGTCGTCACGAAGATGTCGACCTGGTCTACGACGTCGTCGAGCGTCGCGACCTGGTAGCCGTCCATCGCCGCCTGAAGGGCGCAGATCGGGTCGACCTCGGTGATGATCACCCGCGCGCCCTGGCCGCGCAGGGACTCGGCGCAGCCCTTGCCGACGTCGCCGTAGCCGCAGACGAGGGCGGTCTTGCCGCCGATCAGGACGTCCGTGGCACGGTTGATGCCGTCGATCAGCGAGTGGCGGCAGCCGTACTTGTTGTCGAACTTCGACTTCGTCACCGCGTCGTTCACGTTGATCGCCGGGAACAGCAGCGTGCCGTCGCGGTGCATCTCGTACAGACGGTGGACACCCGTCGTGGTCTCCTCCGTCACACCACGGATCTCAGAAGCGAGCTGGGTCCACTTCTGCGAGCCCTCGGTGATGGTGCGGTTGAGGACCTGCAGGACGACGCGGTGCTCGTCCGACTCGGCGGTGTCCTCGGACGGGACCTTGCCGGCCTTCTCGTACTCGACGCCCTTGTGGACGAGCATGGTGGCGTCGCCGCCGTCGTCCAGGATCATGTTCGGGCCGCCGGTGGGGGTGTTCGGCCAGGTCAGCGCCTGCTCCGTGCACCACCAGTACTCCTCCAGGGTCTCGCCCTTCCAGGCGAAGACCGGGATGCCCTGGGGGTTGTCAGGGGTGCCGTTCGGGCCGACGGCGATGGCCGCGGCCGCGTGGTCCTGGGTCGAGAAGATGTTGCAGGAGACCCAGCGGACCTCGGCGCCCAGGGCGACCAGGGTCTCGATGAGGACGGCGGTCTGCACGGTCATGTGCAGCGAGCCCATGATGCGGGCGCCGGCCAGCGGCTGGGAGGCGGCGAATTCCTTGCGGATCGACATCAGGCCGGGCATCTCGTGCTCGGCGAGGGTGATCTCCTTGCGGCCGAACTCGGCCAGGGAGAGATCGGCGACCTTGAAGTCCTTGCCGTTGATGAGAGTCGACATTGGTGAGCTGCTCCTCGTGGGGTTGATCGAGGGTGGGTGGACATGGCTGACCTGCGACAACGGCACAGAAGAGCGCCGGCGCGCAGCAGCGCAGTCCGTCGGAGGCCCTCTCTCCCTCGGCCGGCGCCCGTACAGGCACCGCCCGACCGCCATCAGCAGCGACGTCTGGCTCGGTCACAAAGCTACACCGATTGGCCCAGCGAGCCCCAGCCCGCCTCCCCGGGGGCCGGGGCGGGCGGGCAGTCGCTTGCAGGGCCGTGGACGGGGCGACAGGCCCGGTCATTCGGGACCTTTGCGCTTTTGAACCTGCGCTCGCGTGTTGCAGGATGCCTTGAGATCGGGAACATTTGCGCGATCTTGTTTGACGAAGGTGTTAGGAGATCCACGTGACCCATCCGGCCGATCCCCCCATAGGCGGGAGCAGCGGCGAGCAGAAGAAGCTCAAGCTGCTCGCCGTGACCGCCTGTCCGACCGGTATCGCCCACACGTACATGGCGGCGGAGAAGCTCTCGCAGGCGGCGGAGAGCCTCGGCATCGACATGAAGGTGGAGACGCAGGGCTCCATCGGGGCCGAGAACGTCTTGACTGACAACGATGTCAGGGACGCCGACGGCATCATCATCGCGGCCGACAAGGACGTCGACCGCGGCCGTTTCGTGGGCAAGCGCGTGCTGTCCGTCGGGGTGTCCGAGGGCATCAGCCGCCCTGAACAGCTGATCGAGCAGGTGCAGAGCGCGCCCGTGCACGGCGGAGGCGGTGGCGGCGGGTCCGCCGAAGCGGCCGCATCCGGAGGCGGAGGCGGCAAGGAGCGGAGTCTCGCGTACAAGGCGCTGATGAACGGCGTCTCGTACATGATTCCGTTCGTCGTGGTCGGTGGTCTGCTGATCGCGATCTCGCTCGCGCTCGGCGGCGACGCGACCGCCAAGGGCTATGTGATCCCCGAGGGCACCTTCTGGGCGCACGTCAACGCCATCGGAGTCATCGGCTTCACGCTGATGGTGCCGATCCTCTCCGGCTACATCGCCTATGCGATCGGCGACCGGCCCGCGCTCGTGCCCGGCATGATCGGCGGCTGGATCGCCAACACCGGCGAGCTGTACGACTCCAAGGCGGGCGCCGGCTTCATCGGGGCCATCGTGACCGGCTTCCTCGCCGGTTATCTGGTGCTGTGGATCAAGAAGGTCAAGGTCCCGAAGTTCGCCCAGCCGATCATGCCGATCATCGTGATCCCCATCGTCGCGACGACGGCACTCGGCCTCTTCTTCATCTACGTCATCGGCAAGCCGATCTCGTGGATCTTCGAGCATCTGACCGACTGGCTCAGCGGGATGACCGGGACCAGCGCGATCCTGCTCGGCGCGATTCTCGGGCTGATGATCGCGTTCGACATGGGCGGCCCGGTCAACAAGACCGCCTTCCTGTTCGGTACGGGCCTCATCGCGACCGGCAACCAGACCGTCATGGGCATGTGCGCCGCGGCGATCCCGGTCATGCCGCTCGGTCAGGGTCTGGCCACGCTGATCAGGCGCCGTCTTTACTCCGAGCAGGAGCGCGAGACCGGCATGGCCGCACTGTTCATGGGCTTGTTCGGCATCTCGGAGGGTGCGATCCCCTTCGCGGCCGCACGGCCGGCGCAGGTCATCCCGGCGAACATGCTCGGCGGCGCCGTCGCCGGTGCGATCGCGGGTCTCGCGAGCGTGAAGGACGCGGTGCCGCACGGCGGACCGATCGTGGCGGTTCTCGGCGCCGTCGGGGGCGTACCGATGTTCTTCCTCGCCATCGCCATCGGCACCGTGGTCACGGCCATCACCACGGTCACCCTGGTCGACATCAGCGAGCGCAAGCGGCGCGGGCAGCCGGTCGTCGATGTCCCGGGCGGTCCCGAGCCGGTGCTCGCCGGTGTGGGCGCCGGAGCCGTCGCCGCAGGCGGTACAAGCACCCCGCAGAAGGCCCCCGCGCCCGCCCCCGCGGCGCCGGCCGCCCCCGAGGAGGACGAGGTCCTCTCCGGCTATCTCACCGAACAGACCGTGAAGGTCCAGCTGGACTCCGCCGACAAGGACTCCGCGATCCGCGAGATGGCGAACCTCCTTGCGTCCACCGGCAAGGTCGACGACGTCGAGGAGCTCGTGCGGACCGCGCTGCGCCGCGAGGCCCAGGGCACCACGGGGCTCGGCGAGGAGATCGCCATCCCGCACGCCAAGACCGATGCGGTGACCTCGCCGGTCGTCGGGTTCGCGCGGTCCGCCGAGGGCATCGAGTGGGGTGCGCTCGACGGTACGAAGGCCAAGCTCATCTTCATGATCTCCGTACCGGAGGCGGCCGCGGGCGACGAGCACCTGCGGATTCTCGCGCTCCTGTCGCGCAAGCTCATGGACACCGGCTTCCGGGAGCGGCTCGAGGCGGCGCCCGACGAGCGGGCGGTCCTCGAAGTACTGCGCGAGGTTCAGTAGCGGCAGCTGCCTGTACGTCGATGGGGCCCCGCACCTGCACGGTGCGGGGCCCCATCGACGTACTCGGAAGATCCGAAGGTCAGTTGCTGCCCGGCGACTTCGCCGGGTTCGTGCCCTCGGCAGCCGCCGTCTCGTCGTAGATGTCCGGCTCCAGGTAGATCACGCGGGCGATCGGGACCGCGGCTCGGATGCGCTCCTCGGCGGCGTTTATGGCGGCGGCCACCTGGGCGGCGGTTTCGTTCTGGTGGACGGCGATCTTGGCGGCGACGAGGAGCTCCTCGGGGCCGAGGTGCAGCGTGCGCATGTGGATGACGCGGGTGACCGTGTCGCCGTCGACCAGGGCCTTCTCGATCTTCTCGACCTCGTCCGTGCCCGCGGCCTCACCCAGGAGCAGGGACTTGGTCTCCGCGGCCAGGATGATCGCGATGAGGATCAGCAGGATGCCGATGCAGAGCGTGCCGATGCCGTCCCAGACGCCGTCGCCCGTCGCGAGCGCGAGGCTGACGCCGGCCAGGGCCAGGATCAGACCGACGAGCGCGCCCAGGTCCTCCAGGAGCACGACCGGCAGCTCGGGAGCCTTCGCGCGGCGGACGAACTGCGTCCACGTGAGCTTGCCGCGCGTGAGGTTCGACTCCTTGATGGCCGTACGGAAGGAGAAGGTCTCGGCGATGATCGCGAAGACCAGGACTCCGACCGGCCAGTACCAGGCCTCGATCTCGTGCGGGTGCTTGATCTTTTCGTAGCCCTCGTAGATCGCGAACATGCCGCCGACCGAGAAGAGCACGATGGAGACCAGGAAGGCGTAGATGTAGCGCTCGCGCCCGTACCCGAACGGGTGTTGCGGGGTCGCCTCGCGCTGCGCCTTCTTGCCGCCGAGGAGCAGCAGCCCCTGGTTGCCCGAGTCCGCGAGCGAGTGCACGCTCTCGGCGAGCATCGACGAGGAGCCACTGAAGAGGAACGCGACGAACTTCGCCACCGCGATCGCGAGGTTCGCGACGAGTGCCGCGACAATCGCCTTTGTTCCGCCTGACGCGCTCATGTGTGCCCGTTGTCCCTTCGACTGCGTACGTTCATCGTCCACCGCTTGCCGGACGGCGCTTTGCCCGCCCTTTGCGGTGGGTCATTGTTGCAGCACGAGGCGCTGGTGGTGAGTCAGGCCACCACAGTGGCACGGAAGAGAGTGCCGACTCCGGATACTTCGGTCTTTTCGTCCGCGGGGACGAACACGGACTGGCCGGGCGTGAGTTGCCCGGCGTCGCCCACGCGGACGGAGCCCGCCGTGCAGAGCAGGATCTGCGGGGTGGCGGCGGTGAGGTCGTGCGGGGCCGCGCCATCGGCCAGGACGAAGCGGGAGAGGCGGAACTCGTCGATCGGGGTGTCGTAGACCTCTTCGCCGTCAGAAGTGGCCTCCGGGCGCAGGACACCGGGGTCGGTGGCCTCGAAGCGGACGATGCGCAGGAGTTCGGGTACGTCGACGTGCTTGGGGGTCAGGCCGCAGCGCAGGACGTTGTCCGAGTTCGCCATGATCTCCACGCCGAGGCCGTCGAGGTAGGCGTGCGGGACTCCGGCGCCGAGGAACAGCGCCTCGCCGGGCTGCAGTCGGACGTGGTTGAGGAGCATCGCCGCGATGACGCCGGGGTCGCCGGGGTAGTGGTGCGCGATGCCCGCGTACGGGGTGTAGGCGCCGCCAAGTCGCTCGGCGGCGTCGGTGACTTCGGTGACGGTCGCCGCCATCTCCTCGGGGTCCGCGGTCAGTACGGCCGTCAGGACCTCGCGCAGGGCGCCCTCTTCGGGCTTGGCGTGCAGCAGATCGACGTACGGCTTCAAGGAGTCGACGCCGAGCCCGGCCAGCAGGTCCGCGGTCTCGACGGGGTCGCGGAAGCCGCAGAGGCCGTCGAACTCCGTGAGCGCGCAGATCAGTTCGGGCTTGTGGTTGGCGTCCTTGTAGTTGCGGTTCGGGGCGTCGATCGGGACGCCCCGGCTCTCCTCGTCCTCGTAGCCCTCCCTCGCCTGCTCCAGGTCGGGGTGCACCTGGAGGGAGAGCGGGGCGCCCGCGGCGAGGATCTTGAGGAGGAAGGGCAGGCGCGGGCCGAACTTGGCGACGGCCGCCCTGCCGAGCTCGTGCCCCGGGTCCTCGTCGATCACCTCGTCGAGCGGGCCGCGCTCGGTGCGCGATGGCGCGCCGGGGTGGGCGCCCATCCACATCTCGGCCTGCGGTTCACCGGTCGGCTCGACGCCGATGAGCTCCGCGATGGCGGTGGTGGAACCCCAGGCGTAGGGGCGGATGGTGTTGGTGAGGCGGTCCACGGAGGGGTTCTCCCTTACGTACGTACGCGATGCGCTGCGGGGTCTCTTGTCATGACCGGGCAGTGGTCATGATCGGTCCCTCGGGGCGAGCGCCAGGTAAACGGCGGCGAAATCCGTGATGGCGATCAGCTCCGCGAGGGTCTCCAGGTCGTCGCCGTCCTCAGGCTCGAGCTCGCTGATCGCGATGTCGTGGCCGTGGGCGAGCTCGCGGGCCGCGGGCGCGGCGCTGAGGCCTCCGGCGTCCACCGGGCGGTCGCGGAGCAGGACGACGCGGGCGCGCAGGTGCTGTGCGTCCTCGACGCGGTCACGGAAGAAGTCGTCGTCGTCCTCGCTCGGGGCGAGGTTGCCCGCGAGCAGGGCGCCGTGCGCGGGCAGTGACTCGGGCAGCTCGCCCGCGACCGCGGGGTGGCCTGCGAGCTCGGCGAGCGTGGCGGCGAAACGGCGGCCCGCGGGGCCCGCGAACCGGCCCTCGGTCCAGATCACCGGGAGGGCCTCGGCGAGTTCGGCGGCGAGCGTCTTGGCGGGGTTGCTGTACGTCGCGACGACGGGCCCGCAGCGTTCCGCGACGTGGTCGAGGCGGTCGGCGATCTTCTCCAGGGTCTCGGCCGGTGCGGTGATCAGGCCGGTGCGGTCCAGGAGGATGAGGAGCGGGGTGAGCAGGGCCCAGAGGGTGGCGGGGGCGGACGCGGCGGCCTCGTCGTCCAGGCGGCGCGCCTCGTACGACTCGGAGGCGCGCTCTCCGTCGTGCGGGGCTTCGTACTCCCCGTACGGCGATGTGGCCATCGCGACCGTGAGGCCGTGCGAGCCTTCGACGCCCTCGGCCAGCGGGGAGCGGGCGGGGGCGACGGCCACGACCGTGCAGCCGCGGCGGTAGGCCTGTTCCGCGAGGAGTTCGAGGCCCGGTTCCGTGCCGTCCGGGGTGGCGATGAGCAGCAGGTCCAGGGGGCCCGCCCAGCCGGGGAGCGCCCAGCGCAGGGCGCCTGCCGCGGGGGCCACGCCGGTGGGGGCGAGGCGGATCACGGGGCAGCCTCCCCCCGCGAGGGTGCCGAGCAGATCCGCCACGCAGGTGGCGGCCGTGCCGGGGCCCGCGATCAGGATGGCCCGGGGGCGGCCGTCAGGCTTGAGCTGCGTGAGCCCGGCCTCCGTGGCGTGCCGCACCGCTGTGCGGACGCGGGCGCCTGCCTCCGCTGCGCCGCGGAGGAGGCCGCGGCGGTCGGCCACGGCGAGGGCCTCGGGGGCGTCAAGGAGCGATTCGTCCAGCATTGGGGTCGGGCCTCCGATTCGCCGGGCGGCGGGGCGGGGCGCCGCCGGTCACACTTCTTGTCGTTTCGCGGGGCGCTGGCGCTGCGCCGGCCTGGGCGGCCTGGGCGGCCTGGGCAGGCTTTACGCCTGGCCTGCGGGGCCTTGCGGGCGGCCTTACGCGGGGCGGCGGGCCTCCTCTTGCGGCGGCCTTACGCGGGGCGGCGGGCCTCGTCGACGAGGAGTACGGGGATGCCGTCGCGGACGGGGTAGGCGAGGCCGCAGTCCTTCGCGGCTGCCGTGCAGACCAGCTCCGTGTCCGCCTCCTTGAGGGGGGCGTGGCAGGCCGGGCAGGCGAGGATCTCCAGGAGGCCGGCTTCGAGCGGCATGGGGTGGGTCCCTTCGAGCGGGTGGGTGCGGGATGTGGCCTGGTCAGCCTACCGCTGGCCCCTGGGCCTTGGGCGGATGTACGGCCGGGGCTTCGCCCCAGGGCCTCTGGGTGGGGCGGGCCGGGGCTTCGTCCCCACCCGGAGGCTGGACAGACCGGGGCTTCGCCCCGGATCCCCGGGTGGGGTGCCGGCCGTTGGGTATCTGCGGCCCGGTGGGCGTTTGTGCCCACCCGTTCCGCCCTGCGGAACGCCTGCCCACAAACGCGAGCCAGGGGCCTTGTGTCAGCCCCTGATGATGGCCAGGGCCTCGTCCCTCGTCCTCTTCATCGTGGCCTCGTCCCTTGCCTCCACGTTCAGGCGCAGGAGCGGTTCCGTGTTGGAGGCTCGGACGTTGAACCACCAGTCCGTGGACGTCACCGTGAGGCCGTCCAGTTCGTCGAGGGTGACGCCCTCCTGGTCG from Streptomyces sp. BA2 encodes:
- the ahcY gene encoding adenosylhomocysteinase, yielding MSTLINGKDFKVADLSLAEFGRKEITLAEHEMPGLMSIRKEFAASQPLAGARIMGSLHMTVQTAVLIETLVALGAEVRWVSCNIFSTQDHAAAAIAVGPNGTPDNPQGIPVFAWKGETLEEYWWCTEQALTWPNTPTGGPNMILDDGGDATMLVHKGVEYEKAGKVPSEDTAESDEHRVVLQVLNRTITEGSQKWTQLASEIRGVTEETTTGVHRLYEMHRDGTLLFPAINVNDAVTKSKFDNKYGCRHSLIDGINRATDVLIGGKTALVCGYGDVGKGCAESLRGQGARVIITEVDPICALQAAMDGYQVATLDDVVDQVDIFVTTTGNKDIIMASDMAKMKHQAIVGNIGHFDNEIDMAGLAKIPGIVKDEVKPQVHTWTFPDGKVLIVLSEGRLLNLGNATGHPSFVMSNSFADQTLAQIELFTKQEEYPTDVYVLPKHLDEKVARLHLDALGVKLTTLRPEQASYIGVEVEGPYKPDHYRY
- a CDS encoding fructose-specific PTS transporter subunit EIIC, translating into MTHPADPPIGGSSGEQKKLKLLAVTACPTGIAHTYMAAEKLSQAAESLGIDMKVETQGSIGAENVLTDNDVRDADGIIIAADKDVDRGRFVGKRVLSVGVSEGISRPEQLIEQVQSAPVHGGGGGGGSAEAAASGGGGGKERSLAYKALMNGVSYMIPFVVVGGLLIAISLALGGDATAKGYVIPEGTFWAHVNAIGVIGFTLMVPILSGYIAYAIGDRPALVPGMIGGWIANTGELYDSKAGAGFIGAIVTGFLAGYLVLWIKKVKVPKFAQPIMPIIVIPIVATTALGLFFIYVIGKPISWIFEHLTDWLSGMTGTSAILLGAILGLMIAFDMGGPVNKTAFLFGTGLIATGNQTVMGMCAAAIPVMPLGQGLATLIRRRLYSEQERETGMAALFMGLFGISEGAIPFAAARPAQVIPANMLGGAVAGAIAGLASVKDAVPHGGPIVAVLGAVGGVPMFFLAIAIGTVVTAITTVTLVDISERKRRGQPVVDVPGGPEPVLAGVGAGAVAAGGTSTPQKAPAPAPAAPAAPEEDEVLSGYLTEQTVKVQLDSADKDSAIREMANLLASTGKVDDVEELVRTALRREAQGTTGLGEEIAIPHAKTDAVTSPVVGFARSAEGIEWGALDGTKAKLIFMISVPEAAAGDEHLRILALLSRKLMDTGFRERLEAAPDERAVLEVLREVQ
- a CDS encoding cation diffusion facilitator family transporter, with translation MSASGGTKAIVAALVANLAIAVAKFVAFLFSGSSSMLAESVHSLADSGNQGLLLLGGKKAQREATPQHPFGYGRERYIYAFLVSIVLFSVGGMFAIYEGYEKIKHPHEIEAWYWPVGVLVFAIIAETFSFRTAIKESNLTRGKLTWTQFVRRAKAPELPVVLLEDLGALVGLILALAGVSLALATGDGVWDGIGTLCIGILLILIAIILAAETKSLLLGEAAGTDEVEKIEKALVDGDTVTRVIHMRTLHLGPEELLVAAKIAVHQNETAAQVAAAINAAEERIRAAVPIARVIYLEPDIYDETAAAEGTNPAKSPGSN
- the manA gene encoding mannose-6-phosphate isomerase, class I: MDRLTNTIRPYAWGSTTAIAELIGVEPTGEPQAEMWMGAHPGAPSRTERGPLDEVIDEDPGHELGRAAVAKFGPRLPFLLKILAAGAPLSLQVHPDLEQAREGYEDEESRGVPIDAPNRNYKDANHKPELICALTEFDGLCGFRDPVETADLLAGLGVDSLKPYVDLLHAKPEEGALREVLTAVLTADPEEMAATVTEVTDAAERLGGAYTPYAGIAHHYPGDPGVIAAMLLNHVRLQPGEALFLGAGVPHAYLDGLGVEIMANSDNVLRCGLTPKHVDVPELLRIVRFEATDPGVLRPEATSDGEEVYDTPIDEFRLSRFVLADGAAPHDLTAATPQILLCTAGSVRVGDAGQLTPGQSVFVPADEKTEVSGVGTLFRATVVA
- a CDS encoding SIS domain-containing protein; amino-acid sequence: MLDESLLDAPEALAVADRRGLLRGAAEAGARVRTAVRHATEAGLTQLKPDGRPRAILIAGPGTAATCVADLLGTLAGGGCPVIRLAPTGVAPAAGALRWALPGWAGPLDLLLIATPDGTEPGLELLAEQAYRRGCTVVAVAPARSPLAEGVEGSHGLTVAMATSPYGEYEAPHDGERASESYEARRLDDEAAASAPATLWALLTPLLILLDRTGLITAPAETLEKIADRLDHVAERCGPVVATYSNPAKTLAAELAEALPVIWTEGRFAGPAGRRFAATLAELAGHPAVAGELPESLPAHGALLAGNLAPSEDDDDFFRDRVEDAQHLRARVVLLRDRPVDAGGLSAAPAARELAHGHDIAISELEPEDGDDLETLAELIAITDFAAVYLALAPRDRS
- a CDS encoding Trm112 family protein, with product MPLEAGLLEILACPACHAPLKEADTELVCTAAAKDCGLAYPVRDGIPVLLVDEARRPA